The window TGGCAGAAGGACCGTGCCGCCGGATGGCGGACCATGCGGTCCGTGGGGTCCGGCTACCTGGGCATTGTTATCGCGGTCGCTGCAGGAGTTGTGGTGGGAGCGCCGCTGCTGACACATGTGTTGGGTCCAGGTCTACCGCCGTCAACTCGCCCGCTCGTGACCCAGCTGATCCGGGCGTTCAGCGTGGGGTTTGTCTTCTGGGCCATGTATTCCGCGCTGGCCGGTGTGTTGAACTCGCGGAAGACATTTATCGTCCCGGCGTGCGGGCCGATCATGCTCAACGCCACGATCCTCGTGGTGTTGCTGGTGGCGGGCCGCCGGCTGGGCATCGCCGCCCTGGCGTTGGGGACCGTGCTCGGGATGTTCATGCAGTTCCTGATCCAGGTGCCGTTTGTCATCGGTTCATGGGCCAAGGAGTCAAGCGAGGTCACGACAACTCCCGGCGGTCAAAAGCGTGTGTGGGCCATGGTGGGACCGTTGCTGCTGTTCGGATTGCTGAGCCAGGCACCTACGGTGGTGGACAAGGCCGTGGCCTCCGGCCTGGCTCAGGGCAGCGTCTCCGTCCTGGCGTTCGCCCAGAAACTCATGTCGCTTCCGATTGGCCTCTTTGTGGGCGCGGTCGCGACCGTATTCTACACGTCGCTCTCCGAGGCGTGGGCCAGGAAAGATCCTAGCGCCGCTGCCGATGAGTTGGCGCTGGCGATGGGGGTGACGCTGCTCCTGGCGATCCCCGCTGCGGTCGGGTTGGCGGTCCTCAGTCACCCCATCGTGCAGTTCGTCTTTCAGCACGGACGATTCGACGCGGTGGCCGCCGCCCTCACGTCCCATGCCCTGGTCTTTTATTGTCTTGGGCTGCCGCTGGTCGCAGTGAACCTCGTGCTGCTGCGGAACGCATACGCGTCTGAGGATATCGTCTCCCCCCTCAGAGGGTATGTGGCGGCGCTGATCGTGAATGCGGCCGGCGACTGGATTCTCTCACGCGTGATGGGGCCGGCAGGAATCGCGCTGGCGAGTTCGCTCGGCGCGATCACGCTCGCGTTGTCCCTCATCCTCTCGTGGGACGGACACTTTCGCATCGCGGTTGGCCGCGCGTTACGTAATTCGCTGAGCACGGTGCTGGTGGGGACCGCGCTCATGGGCGGAATGGTCGTGGTCCTCTCATCGGTTCTCGGCCGGCGGCCGGTCTGGTTTCAGCTGCTCGTGCCGGGCGTGCTCGGCCTCGCAGTGTATGTGCTCATGCTGGCCGTCACGCGTCCGCGTGAGATCGGATTATTGGTGGCCAAAGCGGGACTCTCGACTGAGCCTGGGCGGGCCGTCCGCCGGACGTCGGCCTGAATTTTTCGCCTGCGAGGACACTGGGGTAGGTGGAGTGACGTTTCGAAACGCATCGGTCGATCCCGCGCAATATTGGGAAGAGCGGGCGCGCACCCGCGGTGCTATCGCTGCAGACTACCGCGACCCCGTGCTTCGGGCATTCGAGACGCCGCTGCGCCGGCGCGCGTTTTTCGCCAACGTCCCTTGGTGGAACGGCATCCGGGTTTTGGACGTCGGGACGGGAACCGGCGAATGGGCGATGGAGTTTTGGCGGCGCGGGGCCACGGTCGTCGGGATCGATATCAGCCCAGGGATGATTCAGACGGCCCGCGAGGCCGCGGCGCGGGGCCAGGCCGAGATCCGGTACGAGGTCGGGAAAGTGCAGGAGTTGCCCGAAGAATTCCAAGGGCGGTTTGACATGGTCGCGTCGATCACGGTGCTCCAGCATCTGCTCACCGACCGCGACGTCGCCGAGGCCCTTGCGAAATGTGCGCGCGCGCTTCACCCCGGCGGCCTGCTCGCGTGCATCGAGAACACCATGGGGGGCCCTCGGTTGTGGCGCAACACCTACATGACGTTTCGAAGCCGCGCGCAATGGCTCCGCCACTTTCGCACGGCCGGGTTTACCGTGGAACGGGTTGTTGCCGTGAGGCGCGTCCCCCTTATTTTATTCCTCTACCGGGTGTACGCTCGGATTCGCTGGTCGTCCGGCCTGCCGGCCTCGCTCACGTGGGACGGGCGAATCTGGTGCCGCCTCCTGTGTACGGTAAACGAATCGCTCGCCCGTATCCTCCCCGGGGGGGTGGGATCGGATCTTACGCTATTCTTACTGAAACGCAGTTGAAAGGGCCCGGCCCGGCGACCGAAGGCCACAACGCGGACGTTGCCGCGCGGTGGGAGGCGATCTGGCGCCGGCTGGAGCGTGCACAGAGCGGACAGCACTGGGCGAAGGCTGTCGTCAACAAGATCCTGGGGGACGCGGTGTCCCGGTTTTGCCTTCTCTTCCTGGTGCACCACGGCATCGCCGGCCGGATCGGCTGTCGCGTGTTGGAGGCGGGAAGCGGCTCCGGAGGAGTCTCCCTCGCGCTGGCCCGCCGGGGCGCCAGGGTCGCGCTCGTCGATGTCTCGGCGGCGGCGGTCCAGTACAGCGCGGCGCGTTTTTCCCGCGCGGGTTTGCCGGGATCGGTTCAGCAGGGGGACGTCTTCGCGCTCCCTTTTCGCGACGATAGTTTCGATCTGGTCTGGAACGCAGGCGTGATCGAGCACTTTCTCCCCGCGCAGCGGAGCGCTGCGCTGCTCGAAATGGTCCGAGTCTGCAAACCAGAAGGGCGGATTGTTGTGCTGGTGCCGTGGCGAGGAGCCCCGTTCTACCGGTGGGGAAAGGCTGTCGGAGAGCGCAGAGGGGAGTGGAATCCGGGCTATGAGGAGCCCCTCGAGACGATGATGGACCTCTGGCCCTCGGATCGCGTCTCGGTGCTCTTTGAGCGCCGGTGTGGCTTTCTGCTTCAGTTCTACTTTTTGAAGCATCTACTGCCGGCGCAGCCTAAGGCATTCCGATATGCGTGGCGGGGGATCGTTGATATCGCTAATTGGCTGCTGTGGCCTCTGAACCGTCTTCCCGGCTTCATCTTGGCCTGCGTCGTTGTGAAGCGCACGCCGGGGGACCCGGTGCGGTGAACGACCGGGCCCCCGAGTCAGGGATTCACGAATGGCTCCCTTCGGGGCGATCCGGTCCTGCGATTGACAAGGAACTATGTCGAGGTCGGCGAACTCCCTACAAACAATCAGCGATCGCGCGACAGAAATCGCAGGGAGCCTGGCGCGTCCGCGCGCCACGCCTGATTGCTTCTAGTCGGCGGCCTTGTAGCCCGATGATACGATCTCACACGCCGGTTGTTGGTGGAACAGTTGCTGCGCCGAGGGAAGCGCCGCCAGCCGTTTGCGCGCGCGCATTAGTGCGTTCAAGATGGGACGTGCGATGAATACACTGATCGCTCCATCGGTTCTGGAGCGCATGCGGCGCCCGGTGACGGGGCGCGTCCGGATGACGTTCTTCATCGTCGGAGACAGCGTGTTGCTGGTTCTTTCGTTGTTGACGGCGGTGTGGCTTCGTTTCGACGGGGTGATCGCCCCTCAGGTCGCATCCCAGCTTCCGATCGTGGTGGCACTCAGCCTTGCCATCAAGATCGCCGTTTTCGCCATCCAGGGGCTCTACTCACTGAGTTGGTCCCAGGTGGGATTGGAAGATTTGTTCGTGGTCTTTCGAGGCGTCACCCTCGGATCGGCGTTGTTTTGGGTCGCCGTGTTCATTCTGAAGCACAACCAGGTGTTGGAGGGTTTTTCACGTTCGGTCCTCTTGGTGGATTACATCATCACGCTCCACGCCATTGGTGCGCTTCGTATCGGGCCGCGGGTCTACAGCCATATGATCGACCGCTCGCTGGCACGTGGACGGGCTGCTCTTATCGTCGGCGCCGGCGCGGCAGGCGAACAGCTGAGTCGATCGCTCCGCCAGACTCCCGCCTCTGGCTACATGCCGGTGGGCTTCGTCGATGACGATCCGGGTAAGCTGGGCACCGTCATCCACGGTCTGCGGGTTCTGGGAGATCGGCGGCAGCTACCGTCGATTGTGCGCGAGTACCACGTCGAGGCCGTGCTCATTGCGATTCCCTCCGACACATCCCGCGTGACCCGCCAAATCGTCTCGGCGGCACGCGACGCCGGCGTCCGCGAGATTCGCATCGTCCCGGCGTTGGACACGATACTCGAAGGTCAGACCAGCTTCACAGACCTGCGGGAGGTGCAACTCGCCGACCTGTTGGGACGCCAGGTTGTGCACATTGACACCCCCGCCGTCAAGCAGTGGATCGAAGGCCGTACCGTGATGGTAACGGGGGCCGGCGGCTCGATCGGGTCTGAACTGTGCCGGCAGATCGCCGGTTTCAATCCTCGCGAGATCATCCTCACCGACTGCGACGAGACCGGCCTGTTCTGGGTCGAACAGGAGATGCAGCGGTTAGGACAACCGGCCGCGACCCAGTTGGTCGACGTACGCCACGCCGCCGTGGTGCGCGAGGTCTTCGGGCGGGTCCGGCCCCAAGTGGTGTTCCACGCCGCCGCCTATAAGCATGTCGCGCTGCTGGAGCAGCATCCAGAGCAGGCCGTGTCTACCAACATTCTCGGGACGCTCGCGGTGGCGACGGCGGCTTCGCAGACCGGTGTGGAGAAGTTCGTGATGGTCTCCACGGACAAGGCGGTGAACCCAACCTCGGTGATGGGGGCCACCAAACGGGTGGCGGAGCAGGTGTGTCTAGCTCTCAACGGCCGGGGACCCACGCGGTATATGTCGGTCCGGTTTGGGAACGTGCTGGGAAGCCGTGGCAGCGTGATTCCTTTGTTCAAGGAGCACATCCGTCGCGGTGAGCCGCTCACGATCCGAGGGCCGAATATGCGGCGCTACTTCATGGCGGTCTCGGAGGCCGTGCAGTTGGTGCTGCAGGCCGGCGTTTCGGGAAAAGGCGGAGAGATCTTCGTTCTTGATATGGGCGAGCCGATTCAGATCGCGGATTTGGCACGGGAGTTCGTTCGCCTCTCGGGTCTAGAGCCAGATCGAGATGTGCCCATTGTGTTTGTGGATCCGAAGCCGGGGGAGAAGGAGCATGAGGATCTGCTGGCTGCCGAGGAGGGCACACTCGCCACTCCCCACGACCGCCTCTTCGTCGCGCGAGCGACACCGGTGGCTGATGCCGATCTGCTCTTCCGGCACCTGCGAGCCCTCGAGGAAATGGTTCGGGGACATGACTTGGAGGGGATCCTGCGGATGCTGCGTGTCCTCGTTCCCACGTATTCTCCCTCGGAATTGCTCCGGCGGGGTGCGACGGCCACCCCATCGATCTAATCACGATTGCAGGCGAAGAAGACAGCGTGTCAAGCCCCAAGCGGTCGGTGACCGCTCCCGCGCGGTTCTCGTTGAGCCTTGCCGAGAAGGGCTTGACGGAATCGCTTCTCATCCTGGCGACGGCACTGACGGTGTACTGGCAACCGTTCACGCGGCAGACGCCGCTCAAGCCCAGCGACGTTCTCTTCTTGGCCGGCCTGGCTGCGTGGGGGCGTTACGTCCTGTACACGAAGCGCGTCCCGTCTCTCCCGGCGGGCCTCACACCGTCTTTGCTTGTCTTGTTCGGATCCATCCTGGCGGCAACGATCATCGGATACTCTCGATACGCGTTGCCGATGAGCTGGACGGGGGCCATTCTGCTTGACCGTCTCGCCGTGGACATGCTGCTATTTTTCGCGGTGTACACCCTGCTGCAGGCAGACGGCGCGTTTTGCAAGAAGATGTGTCTGGCCTTCCTCTCGCCGATCGTACTCTTTGCTCTCCTGTTGGTTCCCAATGTCGCCGCCATGATGTGGGAGGGAGGAGGCGAGCCTCGGTTTCAAGGGCTGACCCAGAACGCCAACACCGCATCCAAGGCGTTCGTCATCGGCTTTTCGTTCGCGTACGCACTGGCGATCCACGAGATGGTCTCGCGGCGGCGCATTCGGGGGGTTGCCTATGCGCTTGTCTCCGCCGGTATGGTTGTGCTCATTCTATGGAGCCACTCGAGAGCGTACCTCGTCTCCACATTCGTCTGCGCAGTACTGGCGGCGGCCATGAACGCCTCCCACCTTACCCTGCCGCGATTTAAGGTGGTCGCCGTCACTGCCCTCGCGTACATTATCATTGCTACGGTGATCCTGGTCCTGGCTCCCCGGTCATTGTCGACGCTCTGGGCTCGGATAGGCCCCTCTCAAGTAGGCGTTCTCGAAAAGTTACGAGAGGACCCTCATATCGTCGCCGCCGGCTACTACTCGAGGCTTCTCGCAACTCACCCCTTCGGCCTGGGGGTCAACTTCGAAACACGGTTCTTGGTTCACGTCCCCTCGACCGGGGAACTCGCGGGGACAAACACCATCCTGGACATTCCCGTGTACGGAGGCATCGGAGCGATCGTAAGTCTTGGCTATCTCGGGTTTCGTGTCGTCTCCACCATGAGGCGCAAATTGGTGGTCGGAGACGAGCCACACCTTCATTACGCGATCGGTGCGGTTGCCGCACTCAGTGGTCTCTGGATCGCAGCGATACCACTCGGCTCCCCCATTTTTGACTATCAGTTCTGGATCCTGCTGGCAATTGCACTGCAGTAGAACACTAAAGCCACCGCGCATTCCGGTGGCAGGCCAAGGCCGCGAGCGTGGTCCGTTGGCGCAGGAGGGAAGTATCGCCGAACCAATGAAAAAGGGGTGGCTGACTACTTGAGCCCTGCCGTGGTCCGAGGGGGCAACGTACTCGATGAAAGACCTGGTGATTTCCGTGGTTGGGCTCGGCAAGATCGGATCCCCACTGCTCGCCTGCTTCGCGGCGTGCGGCTATCGCGCCATCGGCGTCGATCTCAACGAGCGGTCTCTGGCTCTCATCCGGGATGGACGCGCTCCCGTTCCGGAGCCGCACGTGAAAGAACTCTTCCAGACACATCGCGACCGCATATCGGTGACCGCGGATTGCGTTGCGGCGGTCGTGGACTCCGGGATGACGTTCGTCGCGGTGCCCACCCCGAGCGAGCGGGACGGGACGTATTCGCTCAAGCACGTCCTGGCGGTGTGCGACCAGATCGGAGACGCCCTCAGGCAGAAACCCGAGTTCCATGTCGTGGTGGTCACGAGCACGGTGCTTCCCCAGGATATGGAGACGAACGTCTTGCCGGTATTAGAGAAACGGTCCGCGAAGGTCTGCGGCCGCGAGTTTGGCCTCTGTTACAGCCCTGAATTCGTCGCGATCGGCAGCGTCGTCCGCGACCTGCAACACCCCGAGTTCGTCCTGATCGGCGAGTCCGACGAGCGGTCGGGAAGCATGCTGGAGCGGGTCTCCCGGGACCTCGTGGGCGACAGCGTTCCCATGGTGCGCATGAATTTCGTCAACGCGGAACTCGTCAAGATTGCGGTGAACACGTTCGTGACGACAAGAATCTCCTACGCCAACATGCTTGCGGAGGTGTGCGAGCACATCCCCGGGTGCGATGTCGATGTCGTGACGTCCGCCATGGGCCGGGACAGTCGCATTGGGTCACGATATTTGAAGGGGCGCCTGGGGTATGGTGGGCCGTGCTTCCCGCGTGACAACGTCGCGTTCAGCGCCATGGCGCGCAGGCGGGGTGTGGAGGCGACGCTGGCCGACGCCACAGACGCTGTCAACCGCCGGCAGGTGAAGCGGATACTGGATCTGATCCGCCCCCACGTCCGCCCCGGAGAGGCCGTCGGAGTGCTTGGGCTGACGTACACTCCCAACACCGATGTGGTGGAGGAGTCGCAGGGGCTGCAAATCGCGAAGGCGATGGTGGATGAGGGGTTCCACGTCATCGTGTATGATCCCCTCGGGATGCCGAACGCGCGGGGCGTCTTGGGTCCCACGGTCGAGTACGCACCCTCCGCGGAGGAATGTATTCGGACCGCCCATCTGGTAGTGGTCGCCACTCCTTGGGACGAGTTCAAGAGGCTAGAACCCCAGCAGTTCGAGCGCCATCCACACCGTGTGGTGTTCGACTGCTGGAGGATACTTCCCGCAGAGGACATGGGCCGGGTGACGGACTATGTCACGATTGGGCAGGGCCGTGCGCCCCGATTGGTGACGAACCCCAGGCGCTGACCCGTTCGGGAGCGTCCTACGACAGGGTGATCAGCTTGGTCCCCTCGAAGTCGAACCGAAAGCGCACCTCATGCAGTCCAGCGTCGTGCATCGCGCGCCGGAGGCGCCGTTTGTCCTCAGCATAAAACATCAAGAACCCGCCGCCGCCCGCGCCGATGAGCTTGCCACCCACGGCACCGTGCCGCCTGGCCAGGTGGTACCATTCGTCGATCTGATCGTTGCTCATGAGGTCGGTCCGTTTCCGTTTTCGATCCCAGTGCGTGTTCATCAACTCCGCGAACCGCCCCAGGTCGCCCTCCTCGAGGGCTTCCTTGCTCTTCACGCCGATGTCCTTTACGAAGTGCAACTCTCCCACCATCGCCGGATCGTCGCCTTTGGTCTTGTCGTCCTGTTCTTGGAGGATGCCCGATGCCGACCGTGAGTATCCGGTGAAGAAGAGCAAGAGATTGTCCTCGAGGTTGTACAGCGTGTCCGTGTCCAGCTTCAACGGAACCGCCTCGACCCGGTCGTCGGGACGGAACTCCAGACACGTCAGGCCGCCGTACGCGGCAATGTATTGATCCTGTTTCCCGATCGGTCTTCCTAGGATATCGATCTCGAGGTGGCAGGCCTGCTCGGCGAGTTCCCGCGGGTGAATGAGGTCTTTCTTGAGCGCGTGGAGCGCTTTGAGCAGCGCTGTGGTGAAGCTTCCGGAGGACCCGAGCCCCGTCCCCGCCGGGATGTCGGCGAGGCTCGTGATTTCCAGGTGCGGTGCCGCGTCGACCGTCAGCCTCAAGGCCTCCCGGATGATATCGTGTTGCACTTCGTCGACGGTTCCCACGCGCTCCATGCGGGAGTACTTGATGATCAATTCTTGGGCGAACGTCTGGTGGAGGGTGATGTACACGTACTTGTCGATGGCCCCGCCAATGACAAACCCGCCAAATTTCCGGTAGTATGAGGGGAGGTCGGTCCCGCCGCCCCCAAGGGAGATTCTCAGCGGACTACGCGTGATGATCATGAACGCCGTCAACCACCCCGCTGATGCTTCGCTAGAGTGACACGCTTCCCTCTTCAGTGCGGACCCGGATGGCAGGTTGGCATTGCGGGGCAGGGAAGGTGACCCGCTGCAATGAATTGAGTGGCGCTACCAGCTATCTTTCGTAACGGAGGCCGGGCATGTACGCCATCGTGTTGGCCGGGGGAAAGGGCGAGCGGCTGCGTCCTTTTACCGAAGACCGGCCGAAACCCATGGTGGAGATTATGGGGATCCCGATGCTGGGGTTCCAGTTTCAGTGGTTGCAGGGGCAGGGTGTGACGGACGTGATCGTCTCCTGCGGGTACCGCCATGAGGTCGTGGAGGCCTACTTCGGCAACGGAGAACGGATGGGGCTGCGCATCCGGTACGCGGTTGAGGAGGAGCCGCTGGGGCGCGGGGGAGCGTTGCGCCTGGCGCTCGGGCAGGTCCCTCAGGACGAGGACCTGGTGATCGCGACGAACGGGGACGTGATCACGAATCTCAAGCTGGGCCCGGTCCTCGAGGCTCATCGGGCGGCCAAACGGCTGGCCACGATCGTCCTCACCCCCTTTGTGAGCCCCTACGGGATCGTGGAGATCGACGGGGACGACCGGGTGACGCACTTTCGGGAGAAGCCTGAGCTGCCGTACTGGATCAACGCCGGTATTTACGTGCTCTCGCGCCAGGTCCGAGATCACCTACCGGAGCGCGGGGATCATGAGCTGACGACCTTTCCTGCCCTCGCCGGTGCCGGAAAGCTGGGCGCGTACAAGTCGGTCGCGTACTGGCGCGGCGTCGATACCATCAAAGACGTCAACGAGGTGGCCGCTGAGATGCAGCGGCGCCTGATGAGCCTCTTCCGCGAAGGGTAGGACCTCAGTGAACGCCATCATCCCCGTCGCCGGGCGCGGGAAGCGCCTCCGGCCACACACACACACCCAGCCCAAGGTGCTCATGACCGTGGCCGGGAAGCCGATCCTGGCCTATATCCTCGACGAACTCAAAGGGCTGGGGGTCGAAGA is drawn from bacterium and contains these coding sequences:
- a CDS encoding lipid II flippase MurJ, yielding WQKDRAAGWRTMRSVGSGYLGIVIAVAAGVVVGAPLLTHVLGPGLPPSTRPLVTQLIRAFSVGFVFWAMYSALAGVLNSRKTFIVPACGPIMLNATILVVLLVAGRRLGIAALALGTVLGMFMQFLIQVPFVIGSWAKESSEVTTTPGGQKRVWAMVGPLLLFGLLSQAPTVVDKAVASGLAQGSVSVLAFAQKLMSLPIGLFVGAVATVFYTSLSEAWARKDPSAAADELALAMGVTLLLAIPAAVGLAVLSHPIVQFVFQHGRFDAVAAALTSHALVFYCLGLPLVAVNLVLLRNAYASEDIVSPLRGYVAALIVNAAGDWILSRVMGPAGIALASSLGAITLALSLILSWDGHFRIAVGRALRNSLSTVLVGTALMGGMVVVLSSVLGRRPVWFQLLVPGVLGLAVYVLMLAVTRPREIGLLVAKAGLSTEPGRAVRRTSA
- a CDS encoding methyltransferase domain-containing protein, with translation MTFRNASVDPAQYWEERARTRGAIAADYRDPVLRAFETPLRRRAFFANVPWWNGIRVLDVGTGTGEWAMEFWRRGATVVGIDISPGMIQTAREAAARGQAEIRYEVGKVQELPEEFQGRFDMVASITVLQHLLTDRDVAEALAKCARALHPGGLLACIENTMGGPRLWRNTYMTFRSRAQWLRHFRTAGFTVERVVAVRRVPLILFLYRVYARIRWSSGLPASLTWDGRIWCRLLCTVNESLARILPGGVGSDLTLFLLKRS
- a CDS encoding class I SAM-dependent methyltransferase, with product MKGPGPATEGHNADVAARWEAIWRRLERAQSGQHWAKAVVNKILGDAVSRFCLLFLVHHGIAGRIGCRVLEAGSGSGGVSLALARRGARVALVDVSAAAVQYSAARFSRAGLPGSVQQGDVFALPFRDDSFDLVWNAGVIEHFLPAQRSAALLEMVRVCKPEGRIVVLVPWRGAPFYRWGKAVGERRGEWNPGYEEPLETMMDLWPSDRVSVLFERRCGFLLQFYFLKHLLPAQPKAFRYAWRGIVDIANWLLWPLNRLPGFILACVVVKRTPGDPVR
- a CDS encoding nucleoside-diphosphate sugar epimerase/dehydratase; protein product: MNTLIAPSVLERMRRPVTGRVRMTFFIVGDSVLLVLSLLTAVWLRFDGVIAPQVASQLPIVVALSLAIKIAVFAIQGLYSLSWSQVGLEDLFVVFRGVTLGSALFWVAVFILKHNQVLEGFSRSVLLVDYIITLHAIGALRIGPRVYSHMIDRSLARGRAALIVGAGAAGEQLSRSLRQTPASGYMPVGFVDDDPGKLGTVIHGLRVLGDRRQLPSIVREYHVEAVLIAIPSDTSRVTRQIVSAARDAGVREIRIVPALDTILEGQTSFTDLREVQLADLLGRQVVHIDTPAVKQWIEGRTVMVTGAGGSIGSELCRQIAGFNPREIILTDCDETGLFWVEQEMQRLGQPAATQLVDVRHAAVVREVFGRVRPQVVFHAAAYKHVALLEQHPEQAVSTNILGTLAVATAASQTGVEKFVMVSTDKAVNPTSVMGATKRVAEQVCLALNGRGPTRYMSVRFGNVLGSRGSVIPLFKEHIRRGEPLTIRGPNMRRYFMAVSEAVQLVLQAGVSGKGGEIFVLDMGEPIQIADLAREFVRLSGLEPDRDVPIVFVDPKPGEKEHEDLLAAEEGTLATPHDRLFVARATPVADADLLFRHLRALEEMVRGHDLEGILRMLRVLVPTYSPSELLRRGATATPSI
- a CDS encoding nucleotide sugar dehydrogenase, which produces MKDLVISVVGLGKIGSPLLACFAACGYRAIGVDLNERSLALIRDGRAPVPEPHVKELFQTHRDRISVTADCVAAVVDSGMTFVAVPTPSERDGTYSLKHVLAVCDQIGDALRQKPEFHVVVVTSTVLPQDMETNVLPVLEKRSAKVCGREFGLCYSPEFVAIGSVVRDLQHPEFVLIGESDERSGSMLERVSRDLVGDSVPMVRMNFVNAELVKIAVNTFVTTRISYANMLAEVCEHIPGCDVDVVTSAMGRDSRIGSRYLKGRLGYGGPCFPRDNVAFSAMARRRGVEATLADATDAVNRRQVKRILDLIRPHVRPGEAVGVLGLTYTPNTDVVEESQGLQIAKAMVDEGFHVIVYDPLGMPNARGVLGPTVEYAPSAEECIRTAHLVVVATPWDEFKRLEPQQFERHPHRVVFDCWRILPAEDMGRVTDYVTIGQGRAPRLVTNPRR
- a CDS encoding galactokinase gives rise to the protein MIITRSPLRISLGGGGTDLPSYYRKFGGFVIGGAIDKYVYITLHQTFAQELIIKYSRMERVGTVDEVQHDIIREALRLTVDAAPHLEITSLADIPAGTGLGSSGSFTTALLKALHALKKDLIHPRELAEQACHLEIDILGRPIGKQDQYIAAYGGLTCLEFRPDDRVEAVPLKLDTDTLYNLEDNLLLFFTGYSRSASGILQEQDDKTKGDDPAMVGELHFVKDIGVKSKEALEEGDLGRFAELMNTHWDRKRKRTDLMSNDQIDEWYHLARRHGAVGGKLIGAGGGGFLMFYAEDKRRLRRAMHDAGLHEVRFRFDFEGTKLITLS
- a CDS encoding nucleotidyltransferase family protein — protein: MYAIVLAGGKGERLRPFTEDRPKPMVEIMGIPMLGFQFQWLQGQGVTDVIVSCGYRHEVVEAYFGNGERMGLRIRYAVEEEPLGRGGALRLALGQVPQDEDLVIATNGDVITNLKLGPVLEAHRAAKRLATIVLTPFVSPYGIVEIDGDDRVTHFREKPELPYWINAGIYVLSRQVRDHLPERGDHELTTFPALAGAGKLGAYKSVAYWRGVDTIKDVNEVAAEMQRRLMSLFREG